TTTCACTTTATTTTGTGGTTTGAGTCACTAAATTACACATCTGTTGCAAGCTCAACTGTGCTTGTGACACTTCAACCACTTTTTGCGTTTGTAGGTACATACTTTTTCTTTAAAGAGGCAATTACTGTGAAAACTATTTTCGCGGGGGCTATTGCCATTGTTGGCAGTGTGTTAATAAGCTGGGGTGATTTTAAACTAAGTGGATCTGCTTTCTATGGGGATATGCTTGCATTAATTGCTTGTGCACTTATTACAATATACTTACTATTTGGGCAAGATGTACGAAAGCGATTATCACTTGTGACTTATACAATGATTGTTTACGCAGTAAGTACGATTACATTGTTTTTCTATGTTTTATTAAAGGGGGAATTATTCGGTCCGTATTCGTCTATGGATTGGATGTGGTTTATTTTATTGGCAATTGTCCCTAATTTATTAGGTCATACTTTATTTAATTGGTCTATTAAATATGTTAGTACGAATGTTGTATCAATTGCTATATTATTTGAACCAATTGGAGCGGCCGTATTAGCTTTTATTATTTTTAAAGAGTATTTAATCGCTACACAAATCATTGGTGGATGCATTGTAATAGCAGGGATTCTACTGTTTGTAGTGGATGATAAAAAGATTTTAAAGTTTTTTAAGAAAAAAGCTTGATTTTTATATTGCTATATTATATATTATTACTTGTCCTTAACAAGAAGGACGACATGAAAAAAGAAATTAAAAAGTTGTTGACTTCTTGTTGAATACAAGTTATGATAATAAAGTCGCTGAAAACAAGCGAAAATAAATGAACCTTGAAAACTGAACAAGCAAAACGTAATCAATATAGTTTTTACTAGCTAACTTCGTTAGTGAACAAAACAAAATTTTGGACATCAAAATTGATGCCAGCAAAACAATTTGAGCTAATCAAATTTCTTTTATGGAGAGTTTGATCCTGGCTCAGGACGAACGCTGGCGGCGTGCCTAATACATGCAAGTCGAGCGAACAGAGAAGGAGCTTGCTCCTTTGACGTTAGCGGCGGACGGGTGAGTAACACGTGGGCAACCTACCCTATAGTTTGGGATAACTCCGGGAAACCGGGGCTAATACCGAATAATCTCTTGTCCCTCATGGGACAATACTGAAAGACGGTCTCGGCTGTCGCTATAGGATGGGCCCGCGGCGCATTAGCTAGTTGGTGAGGTAACGGCTCACCAAGGCAACGATGCGTAGCCGACCTGAGAGGGTGATCGGCCACACTGGGACTGAGACACGGCCCAGACTCCTACGGGAGGCAGCAGTAGGGAATCTTCCACAATGGGCGAAAGCCTGATGGAGCAACGCCGCGTGAGTGAAGAAGGATTTCGGTTCGTAAAACTCTGTTGTAAGGGAAGAACAAGTACAGTAGTAACTGGCTGTACCTTGACGGTACCTTATTAGAAAGCCACGGCTAACTACGTGCCAGCAGCCGCGGTAATACGTAGGTGGCAAGCGTTGTCCGGAATTATTGGGCGTAAAGCGCGCGCAGGTGGTTTCTTAAGTCTGATGTGAAAGCCCACGGCTCAACCGTGGAGGGTCATTGGAAACTGGGAGACTTGAGTGCAGAAGAGGATAGTGGAATTCCAAGTGTAGCGGTGAAATGCGTAGAGATTTGGAGGAACACCAGTGGCGAAGGCGACTATCTGGTCTGTAACTGACACTGAGGCGCGAAAGCGTGGGGAGCAAACAGGATTAGATACCCTGGTAGTCCACGCCGTAAACGATGAGTGCTAAGTGTTAGGGGGTTTCCGCCCCTTAGTGCTGCAGCTAACGCATTAAGCACTCCGCCTGGGGAGTACGGTCGCAAGACTGAAACTCAAAGGAATTGACGGGGGCCCGCACAAGCGGTGGAGCATGTGGTTTAATTCGAAGCAACGCGAAGAACCTTACCAGGTCTTGACATCCCGTTGACCACTGTAGAGATATGGTTTTCCCTTCGGGGACAACGGTGACAGGTGGTGCATGGTTGTCGTCAGCTCGTGTCGTGAGATGTTGGGTTAAGTCCCGCAACGAGCGCAACCCTTGATCTTAGTTGCCATCATTTAGTTGGGCACTCTAAGGTGACTGCCGGTGACAAACCGGAGGAAGGTGGGGATGACGTCAAATCATCATGCCCCTTATGACCTGGGCTACACACGTGCTACAATGGACGATACAAACGGTTGCCAACTCGCGAGAGGGAGCTAATCCGATAAAGTCGTTCTCAGTTCGGATTGTAGGCTGCAACTCGCCTACATGAAGCCGGAATCGCTAGTAATCGCGGATCAGCATGCCGCGGTGAATACGTTCCCGGGCCTTGTACACACCGCCCGTCACACCACGAGAGTTTGTAACACCCGAAGTCGGTGAGGTAACCTTTTGGAGCCAGCCGCCGAAGGTGGGATAGATGATTGGGGTGAAGTCGTAACAAGGTAGCCGTATCGGAAGGTGCGGCTGGATCACCTCCTTTCTAAGGATATTTTCGGAATACAAACCTTGGGTTTGTAAGATTACGTTTTGCGTTCAGTTTTGAAGGTTCATTCTTCTGAATGAAACACTTCAAAATTTGTTCTTTGAAAACTGGATAAAACGACATTGAAATTGTAACAAACACATTTATTTTTTTAAGTTTTTTATAGGCTTAATAACTAAATAGGGTTTCAAGACACAAGCAGTTCTAGGAAGCGAACGAGTGAATAAAGGAGCGTACTTACGTACGTGACTGATTGAACGAGAGAAGCTGACAACGAAATGCGCAGTGGATTGGAAGCCGATAGGTTAAGTTATTAAGGGCGCACGGCGAATGCCTTGGCACTAGGAGCCGAAGAAGGACGGCACTAACACCGATATGCTTCGGGGAGCTGTAAGTGAGCTTTGATCCGGAGATTTCCGAATGGGGGAACCCACTACGTTTAATCGCGTAGTATCTTGACGTGAATACATAGCGTCTTGAAGGCAGACCCAGGGAACTGAAACATCTAAGTACCTGGAGGAAGAGAAAGAAAAATCGATTCCCTGAGTAGCGGCGAGCGAAACGGGAAGAGCCCAAACCAAGAGGCTTGCCTCTTGGGGTTGTAGGACACTCTATACGGAGTTACAAAGGAATGAGTTAGATGAAGCGACTTGGAAAGGTCCGCCAGAGCAGGTAAAAGCCCTGTAGTCGAAAGTTCGTTCCCTCCAGAGTGGATCCTGAGTACGGCGGAACACGTGAAATTCCGTCGGAATCCGGGAGGACCATCTCCCAAGGCTAAATACTACCTAGTGACCGATAGTGAACCAGTACCGTGAGGGAAAGGTGAAAAGCACCCCGGAAGGGGAGTGAAAGAGATCCTGAAACCGTGTGCCTACAAGTAGTTAGAGCCCGTTAATGGGTGATAGCGTGCCTTTTGTAGAATGAACCGGCGAGTTACGATTACGTGCGAGGTTAAGCTTTAGAAGGCGGAGCCGCAGCGAAAGCGAGTCTGAATAGGGCGAATTAGTACGTGGTCGTAGACCCGAAACCAGGTGATCTACCCATGTCCAGGGTGAAGGTGAGGTAACACTTACTGGAGGCCCGAACCCACGCACGTTGAAAAGTGCGGGGATGAGGTGTGGGTAGCGGAGAAATTCCAATCGAACTTGGAGATAGCTGGTTCTCTCCGAAATAGCTTTAGGGCTAGCCTCGTGATGAGAATACTGGAGGTAGAGCACTGTTTGGACTAGGGGGCCATCCCGGTTTACCGAATTCAGACAAACTCCGAATGCCAGATATTTATACACGGGAGTCAGACTGCGAGTGATAAGATCCGTAGTCAAAAGGGAAACAGCCCAGACCACCAGCTAAGGTCCCAAAGTAATCGTTAAGTGGAAAAGGATGTGGCGTTGCACAGACAACCAGGATGTTGGCTTAGAAGCAGCCATCATTTAAAGAGTGCGTAATAGCTCACTGGTCGAGTGACGCTGCGCCGAAAATGTATCGGGGCTAAACGATTCACCGAAGCTGTGGATTGACATCTACGATGTCAGTGGTAGGAGAGCGTTCTAAGTGCGTTGAAGTCAGACCGGAAGGACTGGTGGAGCGCTTAGAAGTGAGAATGCCGGTATGAGTAGCGAAAGACGGGTGAGAATCCCGTCCACCGTATGACTAAGGTTTCCTGAGGAAGGCTCGTCCGCTCAGGGTTAGTCGGGACCTAAGCCGAGGCCGATAGGCGTAGGCGATGGACAACAGGTTGATATTCCTGTACCACCTCCTCACCGTTTGAGAAATGGGGGGACGCAGTAGGATAGGGTAAGCGCGCCGTTGGTTGTGCGCGTCCAAGCAGTAAGGCGTGTGTGTAGGCAAATCCGCACACTGTAACGTTGAGCTGTGATGGCGAGTCCGTATGGACGAAGTTCCTGATTTCACACTGCCAAGAAAAGCCTCTATCGAGGTGAGAGGTGCCCGTACCGCAAACCGACACAGGTAGTCGAGGAGAGAATCCTAAGGTGTGCGAGAGAACTCTCGTTAAGGAACTCGGCAAAATGACCCCGTAACTTCGGGAGAAGGGGTGCTCTTGAGCGTGCAAGCGCATGAGAGCCGCAGTGAATAGGCCCAGGCGACTGTTTAGCAAAAACACAGGTCTCTGCAAAACCGTAAGGTGACGTATAGGGGCTGACGCCTGCCCGGTGCTGGAAGGTTAAGAGGAGTGGTTAGCGCAAGCGAAGCTGCGAATTGAAGCCCCAGTAAACGGCGGCCGTAACTATAACGGTCCTAAGGTAGCGAAATTCCTTGTCGGGTAAGTTCCGACCCGCACGAAAGGCGTAACGATCTGGGCACTGTCTCAACGAGAGACTCGGTGAAATTATAGTACCTGTGAAGATGCAGGTTACCCGCGACAGGACGGAAAGACCCCGTGGAGCTTTACTGTAGCCTGATATTGAATTTTGGTACAACTTGTACAGGATAGGTAGGAGCCAGAGATCTCGGAGCGCCAGCTTCGAAGGAGGCGTCGGTGGGATACTACCCTGGTTGTATTGAAATTCTAACCCATGCCCCTTAGCGGGGCAGGAGACAGTGTCAGGCGGACAGTTTGACTGGGGCGGTCGCCTCCTAAAAGGTAACGGAGGCGCCCAAAGGTTCCCTCAGAATGGTTGGAAATCATTCGTAGAGTGTAAAGGCACAAGGGAGCTTGACTGCGAGACCTACAAGTCGAGCAGGGTCGAAAGACGGGCTTAGTGATCCGGTGGTTCCGCATGGAAGGGCCATCGCTCAACGGATAAAAGCTACCCCGGGGATAACAGGCTTATCTCCCCCAAGAGTCCACATCGACGGGGAGGTTTGGCACCTCGATGTCGGCTCATCGCATCCTGGGGCTGTAGTCGGTCCCAAGGGTTGGGCTGTTCGCCCATTAAAGCGGTACGCGAGCTGGGTTCAGAACGTCGTGAGACAGTTCGGTCCCTATCCGTCGTGGGCGTAGGAAATTTGAGAGGAGCTGTCCTTAGTACGAGAGGACCGGGATGGACACACCGCTGGTGTACCAGTTGTCTTGCCAAAGGCATCGCTGGGTAGCTATGTGTGGACGGGATAAGTGCTGAAAGCATCTAAGCATGAAGCCCCCCTCAAGATGAGATTTCCCATTACGCAAGTAAGTAAGATCCCTCAAAGACGATGAGGTAGATAGGTTCGAGGTGGAAGTGTGGTGACACATGGAGCTGACGAATACTAATCGATCGAGGACTTAACCAAAAGTTTGAAACATTCAATGCACCGTTTATCCAGTTTTGAAAGAACAATCTTTCAATTAAATACTGTCTAGTGATGATGGCAAAGAGGTCACACCCGTTCCCATACCGAACACGGAAGTTAAGCTCTTTAGCGCCGATGGTAGTTGGGGGCTTCCCCCTGTGAGAGTAGGACGTCGCTAGGCATAATACCCAGGAGGATTAGCTCAGCTGGGAGAGCATCTGCCTTACAAGCAGAGGGTCGGCGGTTCGAGCCCGTCATCCTCCACCATATGCCGGTTTAGCTCAGCAGGTAGAGCAACTGACTTGTAATCAGTAGGTCGTGGGTTCGATTCCTATAGCCGGCACCATTTTTTTGAGCCATTAGCTCAGTTGGTAGAGCATCTGACTTTTAATCAGAGGGTCGAAGGTTCGAGTCCTTCATGGCTCACCATTTTTAATTGCCAACAATAAAATGCGGGTGTGGCGGAATTGGCAGACGCACTAGACTTAGGATCTAGCGCCGCGAGGCGTGGGGGTTCGACTCCCTTCACCCGCACCATTTTATTTGAATTTATATAATTGCCAGGATAAATAATCTTATGCACATGCGGAAGTAGTTCAGTGGTAGAACACCACCTTGCCAAGGTGGGGGTCGCGAGTTCGAACCTCGTCTTCCGCTCCAAATGTGCCGGGGTGGCGGAACTGGCAGACGCACAGGACTTAAAATCCTGCGGTAGGTGACTACCGTGCCGGTTCGATTCCGGCCCTCGGCACCATTTTTTATTAAGCGCCCGTAGCTCAATTGGATAGAGCGTCTGACTACGGATCAGAAGGTTGTGGGTTCGACTCCTGCCGGGCGCGCCAATAAATGAACGGGAAGTAGCTCAGCTTGGTAGAGCACTTGGTTTGGGACCAAGGGGTCGCAGGTTCGAATCCTGTCTTCCCGACCATTTCCAAAAATCTGTAATTTATGGGGCCTTAGCTCAGCTGGGAGAGCGCCTGCCTTGCACGCAGGAGGTCAGCGGTTCGATCCCGCTAGGCTCCACCATAATTTATAACCAGTATAAAGATCCTGGCGGCGTAGCTCAGCTGGCTAGAGCGTACGGTTCATACCCGTAAGGTCGGGGGTTCGATCCCCTCTGCCGCCATCTTAAAGGACCTTTAGCTCAGTTGGTTAGAGCAGACGGCTCATAACCGTCCGGTCGCAGGTTCGAGTCCTGCAAGGTCCACCATTTATATAATAGTACGGAGGTATACCCAAGTCTGGCTGAAGGGATCGGTCTTGAAAACCGACAGGCGGGTAACACCGCGCGGGGGTTCGAATCCCTCTACCTCCTCCAGTTTTAATTTTAGTAAATGGTGTACAAAAACTCGAAGTGAATAAACATATTATCGCGGGGTGGAGCAGTGGTAGCTCGTCGGGCTCATAACCCGAAGGTCGTTGGTTCAAATCCAGCCCCCGCAACCAAATGGTCCCGTGGTGTAGCGGTTAACATGCCTGCCTGTCACGCAGGAGATCGCCGGTTCGATCCCGGTCGGGACCGCCATTTTAAAATAGGTTCAGTAAAAGTATATGGGTCAGTAGCTCAGTTGGTAGAGCATTAGATTGAAGCTCTAAGTGTCGGCGGTTCGATTCCGTCCTGACCCACCATATACGCGGGTGTAGTTTAATGGTAAAACCTCAGCCTTCCAAGCTGATGTCGTGAGTTCGATTCTCATCACCCGCTCCAATGGGCCTATAGCTCAGCTGGTTAGAGCGCACGCCTGATAAGCGTGAGGTCGATGGTTCGAGTCCATTTAGGCCCACCATTATTCCGAAGTAGCTCAGTTGGTAGTAGCACCTGACTGTTAATCAGGTTGTCGCAGGTTCGAGTCCTGCCTTCGGAGCCATTTTTTTATTTATGGGGAAGTACTCAAGAGGCTGAAGAGGCGCCCCTGCTAAGGGTGTAGGTCGGGTAACCGGCGCGAGGGTTCAAATCCCTCCTTCTCCGCCATTGGCCCCTTGGTCAAGCGGTTAAGACACCGCCCTTTCACGGCGGTAACACGGGTTCGAATCCCGTAGGGGTCATACTAAAACACAGTCGATATGAGCAATCATATCGACTGTGTTTTTTTGTCTAGATCATTTTAAAAATCGTCTACCGATTTAACGGTAGACGATTTTTTGTTAACTACGTGATAGCATTCTTTCAAGAGAGCTACGAGCTTCTTCAGCCGTTGACGCATCCACTTGAATGCGATTATGTGGCTTACCTTGGTCAATACTTTCAAGTGACCAAAGTAGATGTGGAAGGTCGATTCGATTCATTGTAAGACAAGGGCAAAAGTTTTCGTTTAAAGAGATTATATGTTTATCAGGATGTTGTTGAATAATGCGATTTACTAGATTCATTTCTGTTCCGATTGCCCACGCCGAGCCGCTTGGGGCGTTATTAATCGTATCGAGAATATATTTTGTAGAGCCTGCATCATCTGCAGCAGCAACTACTTCGCGGCTACATTCAGGATGAACAATAATGCGCATATTTGGATATGTTTGACGAACCTTAGCAGTATGTTGTACTGTAAAACCTTCATGCACCGAACAGTGTCCTTTCCACAATATGACTTTGATATTTTCTGGAGATTGGTCTGTTTCAAGTGTATTTGTATGAGGGTTCCAAACCGCCATACTTTCTAGTGGAACACCTAAGTCAAAAGCAGTGTTTCTGCCCAAATGCTGATCTGGTAAAAATAAAATACGCTGCTTTTGTGAAAAAGCCCATGTTACCATTTCTTTAGCATTAGAGGAGGTTACGCAAGCCCCACCGTGACGTCCCGTAAATGCTTTAATGGCTGCAGTCGAATTTACATATGTTAACGGCAATATTGTATTACCAAAAAGTTGTTGTAAAATAGGCCAAGCCTGCTCTGTTTGATAAATATCAGCCATATCTGCCATGGAACAACCTGCACGCATATCAGGTAAGTAAACATGTTGTTTTTCAGTCGTGAGCATATCAGCTGTCTCTGCCATAAAATGTACTCCACAAAAAACGATATGTTCTGCTTCTATATTAGCAGCGGAAATTTGAGCAAGCTGTAAGGAATCTCCTGTGGCATCAGCAAATTGAATCACTTCATCTTTTTGATAATGATGTCCAGGAATAAAAAGCTTCTTACCTAGTTTCTTTTTAATAGCTAAAATTCGAGACTCCATTTCGGTCGTTGATAATGTGCGGTAATGCTCAGGAAGTAATGAAGTTTGTTGTAGTAGACTAGTGATGGACAAGTGTATGCTCTCCTTTCATTTGTACAAGTGCACTTATATCAAAGGCTTTTACTGAATGCGTTAGTGCACCCAGTGAAATCCACTGAATACCTGACTTTGCATAAGCATGTAAATTTTCTAATGTAATGCCACCAGAAGCTTCAGTGGCAATATGTGTTGGAACGGATTGAATCCAAGCTGCTATTTCTTCAGGCGTACAATTATCGAACATAATAATGTCTGCACCTGCGGCAATGGCTTCATCTAACTGGGGTTTTGTTTCAATCTCTACTTCGATTTTTACTGTATGCCCAATTTTTTTACGAGCGGTTTGTACGGCTTCTGTAATGCTACCAGCAAAAGCAATATGATTATCCTTAAGCATAATCGCATCGTATAAGCCACTTCGATGATTATAGGCACCACCTATACGTACAGCATATTTATCAAGCATCCTTAAGCCAGGAATCGTTTTGCGTGTATCGCAAATTTTCGCAGAAGTTCCTGCTGTTTCCTGAACAGCTCTATTGGCTGCTGTGGCGATGGCGGACATGCGCTGAATAAGATTTAAAATCACTCGTTCTCCTATCAATAATTTCTGTAGAGGTCCTTTAATAACTGCAAGAATATCACCATATTTCACGGCATCACCGTCATTTTTATGCATTGTGATCTGCATGGAAGAATCGAGTAACCGAAAACCATGTTCGATAATAGGTGTTCCGCAAAAAATACCACTATCTTTTGCATAAAAGGAAAAGGAACCGGTTTGCTCGATTGAAAAGATAAGTTCGCTTGATAAATCCCCATCTCCTATATCTTCATTAAAAAATTGCTTGAGCATTTCCTCGACTTTGATGATATTCATACATTGAATTCCTCACTTTCATTTGTCCTTGTTGAAAAATAATCCAGCGCTTTGCCCAGTCTGTTTCACTGTTAGGCGTATCGTTGCGAATATGAGCGCCACGAGTTTCTGTTCGTGTAAGAGCTGCATGCCCCATCAGCGAAGCAACAATATGCATCATGTAGAGTTCAAGGTGCTGTGCATTGAAATTCATCACATTCACTTGAAGTAAATCTTGTAATGAAGGCAATTGCTCTACAAAAAGTTGCATATCGATAGGGTTTCGCACGATGCCTAATGTATGCATCATTGCTTGTTGTAATTGCTCTTTCGGTAATAATGGGGGCATCGACTGTTGATATTTTGCAGCAGCAAGCGTGAAATTCGTTTGGTTGCAACCAGTTTGTATGATATATTGAGCCATCTTTTGGCCGAATGTGATGCCTTCCAGTAATGAATTGCTTGCTAAACGATTTGCACCATGAACGCCCGTACAAGCAACTTCGCCGACAGCATATAGGTTTGCAATCGTAGTTCTCCCCATGTCATCAGCTATAACGCCGCCCATTAAGAAATGACTCCCTGGTGCTACAGGGATTAGGCCATTTTGTAAATCAATACCGTTGTCAATGCAAAGTTTTGTAATCGTAGGGAATTTCTCTTCAAAGTGCTGAATGTTTGTAATATCAATAAATGTTTCTTGCCCAGATGCGCGCTTTGTATATAATGTGTGGGCAGTAACATGACGTGGTGCTAAATCTAACAGTGGATGTACACCTGTCATAATAGGTTCACGCTGTGCATTAACAAAAATACCTCCAGCGCCTCGAACAGCTTCAGAAACCAATCCTTTAGCCTCGCCATCACACCATAATAAACTTGGATGAAATTGCATAAATTCCATATCACTGATGGCAGCGCCTGCGCGATATGCTAATGCAATACCATCTCCCGTATTCGTTGCATAGTTAGAAGTGCTTGGATAAAGAGCACCTGCACCACCTGTAGCAAGAATGACATGATGGGCAAAGTAACGTTTTAATCCTTCTTCACCCTTTGTCATGACGCCAATACACTCGCCATTGCTGTTTAACATCAATTCAAAAGCCAATTCATTGCAATGAATAGAAATATTTGACGGTAGGTGTTTAAGTAAGTAATCAATCAATATTTGACCAGTCCTATCGCCCCCAGCATGTAAAATACGATGATGACTATGGGCTCCTTCTAAGCCAAGTGCCGGTTCACCGGTTTCTTGCCGATCGATGGGCAATCCCTCTAAGAGAAATTTCCTCATAATGGTAGAACCATCTTTTATAAGTGTTTCAACAAATTTTTTCTCGTGATGGTATTCACCGGCAGCTAATGTATCAGCAATATGCAAATTTGTATGATCTTCAGGACTAGTAACGGCAGCTATGCCTCCTTGTGCACGATAAGAGCTACTCATTTTAACAGAGGATTTCGTAACAATCTGTACTTGAAAATACTGTCCAAGTAGTCGTGCTGCTTGAAGTGATGCAATGCCACTACCAATAATGAGTATGTCTGTCTTTACATCCATAGGTCTACCTTCTTTACAGTTGTCTTGACACATATCTTTACATAAAATAAAAAGGAAAACAAGACTTGATGACTAGAAAGGGAGAATTAGATGATTTACATGGATTATGCAGCAACATCTCCAATGTCGAATAAAGCACTTGAAGCTTATTGTGAAGTGGCAAAACGTTATTATGGAAATAGTGCAAGTTTGCATGATTTAGGAGGACAAGCAAATTACTTTGTAGAACAGGCGAGAGCTATCGTAGCAAGAAAACTCGGCGTTAAAAGTGATGGGATTATTTTTACTGGAAGCGGAACAGAAGGGAATTTACTATCGATTTTATCACTGGCTTTAGCTTCAAAAAAAGGCAAGCATATAATTTCATCGCAAGCTGAGCATACGTCTGTCCATGCAGCATTGAATACACTTGAGAAAATGGGTTATTCCGTTACAAAATTACCTTTACAACTGGATGGGTGTATTCAAGTCAATCAGGTACGAGAGGCTATAAAAGAGGATACAGCATTAAT
This genomic interval from Lysinibacillus sphaericus contains the following:
- a CDS encoding DMT family transporter yields the protein MSEPKIHPYIPIFIGVISVSLSAIFVKLATADAGVIAFYRMLFSVIIMAPLFFWKYTNELKQLSIRDWCFSSIAGVFLAFHFILWFESLNYTSVASSTVLVTLQPLFAFVGTYFFFKEAITVKTIFAGAIAIVGSVLISWGDFKLSGSAFYGDMLALIACALITIYLLFGQDVRKRLSLVTYTMIVYAVSTITLFFYVLLKGELFGPYSSMDWMWFILLAIVPNLLGHTLFNWSIKYVSTNVVSIAILFEPIGAAVLAFIIFKEYLIATQIIGGCIVIAGILLFVVDDKKILKFFKKKA
- the nadA gene encoding quinolinate synthase NadA, with product MSITSLLQQTSLLPEHYRTLSTTEMESRILAIKKKLGKKLFIPGHHYQKDEVIQFADATGDSLQLAQISAANIEAEHIVFCGVHFMAETADMLTTEKQHVYLPDMRAGCSMADMADIYQTEQAWPILQQLFGNTILPLTYVNSTAAIKAFTGRHGGACVTSSNAKEMVTWAFSQKQRILFLPDQHLGRNTAFDLGVPLESMAVWNPHTNTLETDQSPENIKVILWKGHCSVHEGFTVQHTAKVRQTYPNMRIIVHPECSREVVAAADDAGSTKYILDTINNAPSGSAWAIGTEMNLVNRIIQQHPDKHIISLNENFCPCLTMNRIDLPHLLWSLESIDQGKPHNRIQVDASTAEEARSSLERMLSRS
- the nadC gene encoding carboxylating nicotinate-nucleotide diphosphorylase — translated: MNIIKVEEMLKQFFNEDIGDGDLSSELIFSIEQTGSFSFYAKDSGIFCGTPIIEHGFRLLDSSMQITMHKNDGDAVKYGDILAVIKGPLQKLLIGERVILNLIQRMSAIATAANRAVQETAGTSAKICDTRKTIPGLRMLDKYAVRIGGAYNHRSGLYDAIMLKDNHIAFAGSITEAVQTARKKIGHTVKIEVEIETKPQLDEAIAAGADIIMFDNCTPEEIAAWIQSVPTHIATEASGGITLENLHAYAKSGIQWISLGALTHSVKAFDISALVQMKGEHTLVHH
- the nadB gene encoding L-aspartate oxidase, whose amino-acid sequence is MDVKTDILIIGSGIASLQAARLLGQYFQVQIVTKSSVKMSSSYRAQGGIAAVTSPEDHTNLHIADTLAAGEYHHEKKFVETLIKDGSTIMRKFLLEGLPIDRQETGEPALGLEGAHSHHRILHAGGDRTGQILIDYLLKHLPSNISIHCNELAFELMLNSNGECIGVMTKGEEGLKRYFAHHVILATGGAGALYPSTSNYATNTGDGIALAYRAGAAISDMEFMQFHPSLLWCDGEAKGLVSEAVRGAGGIFVNAQREPIMTGVHPLLDLAPRHVTAHTLYTKRASGQETFIDITNIQHFEEKFPTITKLCIDNGIDLQNGLIPVAPGSHFLMGGVIADDMGRTTIANLYAVGEVACTGVHGANRLASNSLLEGITFGQKMAQYIIQTGCNQTNFTLAAAKYQQSMPPLLPKEQLQQAMMHTLGIVRNPIDMQLFVEQLPSLQDLLQVNVMNFNAQHLELYMMHIVASLMGHAALTRTETRGAHIRNDTPNSETDWAKRWIIFQQGQMKVRNSMYEYHQSRGNAQAIF